A window of Thermodesulfobacteriota bacterium contains these coding sequences:
- a CDS encoding DHH family phosphoesterase, translating into MGKETGAGRRRKKQQEAERPRRSAREWLHDFLALFQKEDTVLVAINADPDALAAAMAVKRLLRYRVRSVAIGYPNEIRRLNNLTMVGLLKIPAERLQAMKGREFTKRVLVDSQPGHHPAFENLKFDAVIDHHPLTSGWSAPFVDIRPNYGATASIMVEYLRAAGMKPSVALATALFYAIKVDTQNFEKKATQADAISFRYLFAIANQVIIRKIELSDLRLSELNYFRQALTEMKLTKGRLYAHIGRVRTPDVLVIIADFFNQVAQISWVFVSGIHGERLVVIFRCDGYKKNAGRLAEKIFGPVGSAGGHRECARAEVPLKNLPGQGQEFTTRTLMRLTTKHLPKDDGQAKSRQAADSRATNGS; encoded by the coding sequence ATGGGCAAGGAGACCGGGGCCGGAAGGCGCCGGAAGAAGCAGCAGGAAGCGGAGCGGCCTCGCAGGTCCGCCCGGGAATGGCTGCACGACTTCCTGGCGCTCTTCCAGAAGGAGGATACCGTTCTGGTGGCGATCAACGCCGATCCGGACGCCCTGGCCGCAGCCATGGCCGTGAAGCGCCTCCTGCGCTACCGGGTCAGGAGCGTGGCCATCGGCTATCCCAACGAGATCCGGCGCCTCAACAACCTGACCATGGTCGGGCTGTTGAAGATCCCGGCCGAGCGGCTGCAGGCCATGAAGGGCCGCGAGTTCACCAAGCGGGTGCTGGTGGATTCCCAGCCGGGGCATCACCCTGCCTTCGAGAACCTGAAGTTCGACGCGGTCATTGACCACCATCCCCTGACCAGCGGCTGGTCGGCGCCCTTTGTCGACATCCGCCCCAACTACGGGGCGACCGCTTCCATCATGGTGGAGTATCTGCGGGCGGCGGGCATGAAGCCGTCGGTGGCCCTGGCGACCGCCCTTTTTTACGCCATCAAGGTCGATACCCAGAACTTCGAAAAGAAGGCCACCCAGGCGGATGCCATCTCCTTCCGGTATCTGTTCGCCATCGCCAACCAGGTGATCATCCGCAAGATCGAGCTTTCCGATCTTAGGCTTTCCGAGCTGAACTACTTCCGCCAGGCCCTGACGGAGATGAAGCTCACCAAGGGGCGGCTTTACGCGCACATCGGCCGGGTGCGCACCCCGGACGTCCTGGTGATCATCGCCGATTTCTTCAACCAGGTGGCCCAGATCTCCTGGGTGTTCGTCTCGGGCATCCACGGCGAGCGGCTGGTGGTGATCTTCCGCTGTGACGGCTACAAGAAGAACGCCGGCCGGCTGGCGGAAAAGATCTTCGGTCCGGTGGGCTCGGCGGGTGGCCACCGGGAGTGCGCCCGGGCCGAGGTGCCGCTGAAGAACCTGCCCGGCCAGGGGCAGGAGTTCACCACCCGCACCCTCATGCGGTTGACCACCAAGCACCTGCCCAAGGATGACGGGCAAGCCAAGAGCCGCCAGGCGGCGGACAGCCGGGCCACCAACGGCAGCTAG
- a CDS encoding glucose-1-phosphate adenylyltransferase family protein, with the protein MKPKTVALILAGGRVDELNVLTYYRPKSAVPFGGVARVIDFPLSNLMQSGIERVAILSQYRSYSLINHIGIGAAWDMVGRHRGISILPPFTGFGHSDWYRGSADAIYQNLDFIRYHDPETVLVLSGDHIYSMDYRPLIDYHQAKGADLTMACLEVPREQAHRFGVAEIDDEDGSLGGRVLRYLEKPARPRFAWASLTVYCFKPEVLYQQLEVNAREDDSYEFGRNVLPRMMFERRRVYGYKFRGYWGYARTIEEYWQANMDCLGASPRVELASWPFRTNLEHGGVRDCQPAKIGSHALVKDSVIANGSVVDGQVEHSVLFPGVRVGKGAVVRDSILFYNTVVEPGARLDKVITDVEVRIGAEVQVGEPVPPAEQEATVVGSGNLIPAGRRIGAGCTLYPNLAPEKLARDLGPGEVAR; encoded by the coding sequence GTGAAACCGAAGACTGTGGCCTTGATCCTTGCCGGCGGCCGGGTGGACGAGCTGAACGTCCTCACGTACTACCGGCCCAAGTCGGCGGTGCCCTTCGGCGGGGTGGCACGGGTGATCGATTTTCCCTTGAGCAACCTCATGCAATCCGGCATTGAGCGGGTGGCGATCCTTTCCCAGTACCGGAGCTACTCGCTCATCAACCATATCGGCATCGGTGCCGCCTGGGACATGGTGGGCCGCCACCGGGGCATCTCCATCCTGCCGCCCTTCACCGGCTTCGGCCATTCCGACTGGTACCGGGGCTCGGCCGACGCGATCTACCAGAACCTGGACTTCATCCGCTACCACGATCCCGAGACGGTCCTGGTGCTGTCCGGCGACCACATCTACAGCATGGACTACCGGCCCCTCATCGACTACCACCAGGCCAAGGGCGCAGATCTGACCATGGCCTGCCTGGAGGTGCCCCGGGAGCAGGCCCACCGCTTCGGGGTGGCGGAGATCGATGACGAGGACGGCTCCCTGGGCGGCCGGGTGCTCCGCTACCTGGAAAAGCCGGCCAGGCCCCGCTTCGCCTGGGCCTCGCTGACCGTCTACTGCTTCAAGCCTGAGGTCCTCTACCAGCAGCTGGAGGTCAATGCCCGGGAGGACGACTCCTACGAGTTTGGCCGAAACGTCCTGCCGCGGATGATGTTCGAGCGCCGCCGGGTTTACGGCTACAAGTTCAGGGGTTATTGGGGGTACGCCCGCACCATCGAGGAATACTGGCAGGCCAACATGGACTGCCTGGGCGCCAGCCCGCGGGTGGAGCTCGCCTCCTGGCCCTTCCGCACCAATCTGGAGCACGGCGGGGTCCGGGATTGCCAGCCGGCCAAGATCGGCAGCCATGCCCTGGTGAAGGACAGTGTCATCGCCAACGGCTCGGTGGTGGACGGCCAGGTGGAGCATTCGGTCCTTTTCCCTGGGGTGCGGGTGGGGAAAGGGGCGGTGGTGCGGGATTCGATCCTGTTCTACAACACCGTGGTGGAGCCGGGGGCGCGGCTGGACAAGGTGATCACCGATGTGGAGGTGCGGATCGGTGCCGAGGTCCAGGTCGGCGAGCCGGTGCCACCGGCGGAGCAGGAGGCCACGGTGGTGGGCTCCGGCAACCTGATCCCGGCCGGCCGCCGGATCGGCGCCGGCTGCACCCTGTATCCCAATCTGGCTCCGGAGAAGCTGGCCCGGGATCTGGGCCCTGGGGAGGTGGCGCGATGA
- a CDS encoding sugar phosphate nucleotidyltransferase, which translates to MSDIRDTLVLVLAGGVGSRLNVLVQTRAKPAVPFGGVYRIIDFALSNVMTSGLTQVGVLTQYKPLSLMKHIGTGEAWDFTGRTRGVKILPPRTGAKESDWYKGTADAVRQNLDFINAHPSQDVLMLSGDHIYQMDFAEMIRFHREKKADVTIAMMVVPESEIHQFGTGITDGSGRIIDWEEKPKKPRTNLASMGIYVFATDYLRRVLAENREEVDFGMHILPKAIGRDRVFAFPFHGYWRDVGTVQAYWEANMDVLREDTSISPEAWGIRPNIEAEGRRYDRPPARFLPGCTVRHAMFAAGCRIEGEVTDSLLSPGVWVKKGAKVTGSILFHDCVVEENAVVDLAILDKRVRVGKGAVVGSGPHKEVPNKLYPKHLYTGITVVGKGVEIPAKMVIGRNCVVEPFVQAEDFPSTFMETGATVAVREAGRR; encoded by the coding sequence ATGAGCGATATCCGGGATACCCTGGTCCTGGTCCTGGCAGGTGGGGTCGGCAGCCGTCTCAATGTTCTGGTCCAGACGCGGGCCAAGCCGGCGGTGCCCTTTGGCGGCGTGTACCGGATCATCGATTTTGCCTTGAGCAACGTCATGACCTCGGGCCTCACCCAGGTGGGGGTGCTCACCCAGTACAAGCCCTTGTCCCTGATGAAGCACATCGGCACCGGCGAGGCCTGGGACTTCACCGGTCGCACCCGGGGGGTGAAGATCCTGCCTCCCCGCACCGGCGCCAAGGAGTCGGACTGGTACAAAGGCACTGCCGACGCGGTGCGCCAGAATCTGGACTTCATCAACGCCCATCCCTCCCAGGATGTCCTGATGCTCTCCGGCGATCACATCTACCAGATGGATTTCGCCGAGATGATCCGCTTCCACCGGGAGAAGAAGGCCGACGTCACCATCGCCATGATGGTGGTGCCGGAGTCGGAGATCCACCAGTTCGGCACCGGGATCACCGACGGAAGCGGCCGGATCATCGACTGGGAAGAAAAGCCCAAGAAGCCCCGCACCAACCTGGCCTCCATGGGCATCTATGTCTTTGCCACCGACTACCTGCGCCGGGTGCTGGCCGAGAACCGGGAGGAGGTGGACTTCGGCATGCACATCCTGCCCAAGGCCATCGGCCGGGACCGGGTGTTTGCCTTTCCCTTCCACGGCTACTGGCGGGATGTCGGCACAGTCCAGGCCTACTGGGAGGCCAACATGGATGTCCTGAGGGAGGATACCAGCATCTCGCCGGAGGCCTGGGGGATCCGGCCCAACATCGAGGCGGAGGGCCGGCGCTATGACCGGCCGCCGGCCCGATTCCTGCCAGGCTGCACGGTGCGGCATGCCATGTTCGCCGCCGGCTGCCGGATCGAAGGCGAGGTCACAGACAGCCTCCTGTCGCCGGGGGTGTGGGTGAAGAAGGGCGCCAAGGTCACCGGCTCCATCCTGTTCCACGACTGCGTGGTGGAGGAGAACGCGGTGGTGGACCTGGCGATCCTGGACAAGCGGGTGCGGGTGGGCAAAGGGGCGGTGGTGGGCAGCGGCCCCCACAAGGAGGTTCCCAACAAGCTCTATCCCAAGCACCTCTACACCGGCATCACCGTGGTTGGCAAGGGGGTGGAGATCCCGGCCAAGATGGTGATCGGCCGCAACTGCGTGGTCGAGCCCTTTGTCCAGGCGGAGGATTTCCCCTCCACCTTCATGGAAACCGGAGCCACGGTGGCCGTTCGGGAGGCCGGCCGGCGCTGA
- a CDS encoding TonB-dependent receptor, whose amino-acid sequence MTDQEKMAAVEEMFSSPYGEEDYYRTNRLLVAATRRSMALREAPAIATIVTAAEIRDMGAQSLMDVLKLVPGIGIARNEQGFFMFEVRGVSTVKSEKILIMIDGHSLNKNYAGSGLVNFADQLSVENIKQIEIVRGPGSALYGANAFLAVINIITKDAFEAEGARVAVAGGSFDTRKVDASYGKIFDNGFQLLGSLDYWKTNGPNLMINRDRHAGTPISQAPAHADTTYDALEGFLRLSLGSWTYEGHFVRNHRGAYIGFANALTDDNTLLFVNYWHEISYQKEITSKLSTSLKVYWDEFKQDALCMTQPSGFLGSYPQGMVGGPKVKDRTVGEELQLDYDTLADHHVLLGLAYESMQQYDVRSLSNFHPITFNYLGSIQDISAWGNWNRNVVREIYAAYFQDEWRVLDDLDLTAGIRHDHYDDFGGTTNPRLGLVWRMTREMEVKLLFGQAFRAPNFSELYNANNPFLVGSPDLKPERIRTYEVGIGSQLLPPVRVDLNYFHNDIDEMIVRDFSTMPNRYANAGGAVIDGIECVLTGEYRLGSYWKLFYGYQDPREADNGRRLPNVPRQRASFSLNYALSDHLSSHGDILWTGSRPRIDGDPRGDMPPFATVDLALTARQLRPGLEVRGVIHNLFDASYADPDLSGPAGFIPDDYPRTGISTMLTVEYRF is encoded by the coding sequence TTGACCGACCAGGAGAAGATGGCGGCCGTCGAGGAGATGTTCTCCTCCCCGTATGGGGAAGAGGATTACTACCGCACCAACCGCCTGCTGGTGGCGGCCACCCGGAGGAGTATGGCCCTGCGGGAGGCGCCGGCCATTGCCACCATTGTCACCGCGGCGGAGATCAGGGACATGGGGGCGCAAAGCCTCATGGATGTCCTCAAGCTGGTGCCCGGAATCGGCATTGCCAGAAACGAGCAGGGCTTCTTCATGTTCGAGGTGCGGGGAGTGAGTACGGTCAAGTCGGAGAAGATCCTGATCATGATCGACGGCCATTCCCTGAACAAGAACTATGCCGGCAGCGGACTGGTCAATTTCGCCGATCAGCTCAGCGTCGAGAACATCAAGCAGATCGAGATCGTGCGGGGCCCCGGCTCCGCCCTCTACGGGGCCAATGCCTTCCTGGCGGTGATCAACATCATCACCAAGGACGCCTTCGAGGCGGAAGGCGCCAGGGTGGCCGTTGCGGGCGGCAGTTTTGACACCCGCAAGGTTGACGCCAGCTATGGCAAGATCTTCGACAACGGCTTTCAGCTGCTCGGCAGCCTGGATTACTGGAAGACCAACGGTCCGAATCTCATGATCAACCGGGACCGTCATGCCGGCACACCCATTTCCCAGGCCCCGGCCCACGCGGACACCACCTATGATGCCCTGGAAGGCTTCCTGCGGCTGTCCCTGGGGAGCTGGACCTATGAAGGCCATTTCGTGCGCAATCACCGCGGGGCTTACATCGGCTTCGCCAACGCTCTGACCGACGACAACACGTTGCTCTTCGTCAACTACTGGCACGAAATCAGCTATCAGAAGGAGATCACGTCAAAACTGTCCACGAGTCTCAAGGTGTATTGGGACGAGTTCAAGCAGGATGCTTTGTGCATGACCCAGCCAAGCGGCTTCCTTGGCTCGTATCCCCAGGGAATGGTCGGGGGGCCCAAGGTCAAGGATCGCACGGTCGGCGAGGAGCTGCAGCTTGATTACGATACCCTGGCAGACCATCATGTGCTGCTGGGACTGGCCTATGAGTCCATGCAGCAATACGACGTGCGCTCCCTGAGCAACTTCCATCCCATCACCTTCAACTACCTCGGTTCGATCCAGGACATCTCGGCATGGGGCAACTGGAACCGGAACGTGGTTCGGGAGATCTACGCAGCCTATTTCCAGGACGAGTGGCGGGTGCTGGATGATCTTGATCTCACTGCCGGCATACGCCACGACCACTATGACGACTTCGGCGGCACGACCAATCCTCGACTGGGGCTTGTTTGGAGGATGACCAGGGAGATGGAGGTCAAGCTGCTTTTCGGTCAGGCGTTCCGGGCGCCGAACTTCAGCGAGCTGTACAACGCCAACAATCCGTTTCTGGTCGGCAGTCCAGACCTCAAGCCCGAGCGGATCAGGACCTATGAAGTCGGCATCGGCTCTCAGCTCTTGCCTCCGGTTCGGGTCGATCTGAACTATTTCCACAATGATATTGATGAGATGATCGTTCGGGACTTCTCGACCATGCCCAACCGCTATGCCAATGCCGGTGGCGCGGTCATCGACGGCATCGAATGCGTCCTCACCGGCGAGTACCGTCTGGGCAGCTACTGGAAGCTCTTCTATGGCTATCAGGACCCGCGGGAGGCGGACAACGGCCGGAGGCTGCCGAATGTGCCCCGCCAGCGGGCAAGCTTCAGCCTCAACTATGCCCTGTCCGATCACCTGTCCTCCCACGGGGACATCCTGTGGACGGGATCCCGGCCCCGGATCGACGGCGATCCCCGCGGGGATATGCCTCCCTTCGCCACCGTGGATCTGGCGCTGACCGCCCGCCAGCTCCGCCCCGGGCTGGAGGTTCGCGGTGTCATCCACAATCTGTTCGATGCGAGCTATGCCGATCCTGATCTGTCCGGGCCGGCCGGCTTCATCCCCGACGACTATCCGCGGACCGGCATTTCCACCATGTTGACCGTCGAATACCGCTTCTGA
- a CDS encoding trypsin-like peptidase domain-containing protein — translation MNRLLAITCALAVLSIAAWPAAAQPDLDDHIEQATVRIVNYSQRGDSYSPWNSTPARESSGSGFVIAGGRIMTNAHVVSDARMLLVYLNNDPRPHQAEVAVIGHDCDLALLTVAEPGLLDGIRPLAFGGLPAMRSTVETFGFPAGGMRLSSTRGVVSRIELQSYAHTGVDVHLTVQTDAAINPGNSGGPVVAEGQVVGVAFQGNARLENVGFFIPTEVIEHFLTDAADGSYGGFPDLGVLVSANMENPAARRHAGMAAADSGVRLALVLPGSSADGLLKDGDILVQVEGKVVANDGTVAVDGLRLDYPLLIDRKQVGETLALRVIRDGSPLELTIPLRVHHGQRRFARTYDELPRYFVYAGLVFVPLDRQMLETYGHKWQTEADRDLLYEFSLRLYEEPEQLNREPVVLLRRLDHPVNARMAWERNLVVERVNGRTIDGLASLVAAIEESQGPFHVFELGHNSGLAALDRQEADKANAAILQLYGVPKDRRL, via the coding sequence ATGAACCGTCTTCTGGCCATCACCTGTGCCTTAGCCGTCCTTTCGATCGCCGCTTGGCCGGCTGCCGCCCAGCCGGACCTGGACGACCACATCGAGCAGGCCACGGTGCGCATCGTCAACTACTCCCAGCGGGGCGACAGCTATTCGCCCTGGAACAGCACCCCGGCCCGGGAATCCTCGGGCAGCGGCTTCGTCATTGCCGGCGGCCGGATCATGACCAACGCCCACGTGGTCTCGGACGCCCGCATGCTCCTGGTCTATCTCAACAACGATCCCCGGCCCCACCAGGCCGAGGTGGCGGTGATCGGCCACGACTGCGACCTCGCCCTGCTCACGGTCGCCGAGCCGGGCCTCCTGGACGGCATCCGGCCGCTGGCCTTCGGCGGCCTGCCAGCCATGCGCTCCACGGTGGAGACCTTCGGCTTTCCGGCTGGCGGCATGCGCCTGTCGTCCACCCGGGGGGTGGTCTCCCGCATCGAGCTCCAGAGCTACGCCCATACCGGTGTGGATGTGCATCTGACGGTGCAGACCGATGCGGCCATCAACCCGGGCAACTCCGGCGGGCCGGTGGTGGCCGAGGGGCAGGTGGTGGGCGTGGCCTTCCAGGGCAACGCCCGTTTGGAGAATGTTGGATTTTTTATTCCCACCGAGGTGATCGAGCATTTCTTGACCGATGCGGCGGATGGCTCCTACGGGGGCTTTCCGGATCTGGGCGTCCTGGTCTCCGCCAACATGGAGAACCCGGCGGCCCGGCGCCATGCGGGCATGGCGGCTGCGGACAGCGGGGTGCGGCTGGCCCTGGTGCTGCCCGGCTCCAGCGCCGACGGCCTGCTCAAGGACGGGGACATCCTGGTGCAGGTGGAGGGCAAGGTGGTGGCCAACGACGGCACCGTGGCGGTGGACGGCCTGCGGCTGGACTACCCTCTCCTCATCGACCGCAAACAGGTGGGGGAGACCTTGGCCCTGCGGGTGATCCGGGACGGCTCGCCGTTGGAGCTGACCATTCCTTTGCGGGTCCATCACGGCCAGCGGCGGTTCGCGCGCACCTACGACGAGCTGCCCCGCTACTTCGTCTATGCCGGCCTGGTCTTTGTGCCCCTGGACCGGCAGATGCTGGAAACCTACGGTCACAAGTGGCAAACAGAGGCGGACCGGGACCTGCTTTACGAGTTCTCCTTGCGCCTCTACGAGGAGCCGGAGCAGCTCAACCGGGAGCCGGTGGTGCTGCTCCGGCGCCTCGACCATCCGGTCAATGCCCGCATGGCCTGGGAGCGGAACCTGGTGGTGGAGCGGGTCAATGGCCGCACCATCGACGGCCTGGCGAGCCTGGTAGCAGCCATCGAGGAGAGCCAGGGGCCGTTTCACGTCTTCGAGCTGGGCCACAACAGTGGCCTGGCCGCTCTGGACCGCCAGGAGGCCGACAAGGCCAATGCGGCCATCCTCCAACTCTACGGCGTACCCAAGGATCGACGGCTATGA
- a CDS encoding PhnD/SsuA/transferrin family substrate-binding protein, giving the protein MKTVAGFCALVELLFACGMAFAEPATTRSPYTLTVVPFYSPEKIWARYAPMIDYLRQDTGQPWELVFYPSHDTLIEGLCSGEVALAFLGPVPLGRAMERCGVEVVLIARAPDGDPFYHAVLLTAEPEVATLADLRDRPVALFRGSTASHILPRTMLREVGIGRDGIRPVFFESQDRIMTALLNREVAGAGVKEALYQKFAGEGLRVLAVSEPLPNFAFAARPGLDPGVRASFADSLLRLQPQGNPQDRQRLDVWDDEVRNGFLPVPPSFHDSVRALAAVSSEILREDR; this is encoded by the coding sequence ATGAAGACCGTTGCTGGCTTCTGTGCCCTGGTCGAGCTGCTGTTCGCCTGCGGCATGGCCTTCGCCGAGCCGGCGACGACCAGATCCCCGTACACCCTCACCGTCGTCCCCTTCTACAGCCCTGAAAAGATCTGGGCCCGCTACGCGCCCATGATCGACTACCTCCGGCAGGACACTGGCCAGCCCTGGGAGCTGGTCTTCTATCCCAGCCACGACACCCTTATCGAGGGCCTGTGCAGCGGCGAGGTCGCCCTGGCCTTTCTCGGGCCCGTACCTCTGGGCCGGGCCATGGAGCGGTGCGGGGTCGAGGTGGTGCTGATTGCCCGGGCCCCGGACGGCGACCCGTTCTACCATGCGGTCCTCCTGACCGCCGAGCCGGAGGTGGCCACCCTGGCTGACCTGCGGGACCGGCCCGTGGCCCTGTTCCGGGGCTCCACCGCCTCGCACATCCTGCCGCGCACGATGCTCCGGGAGGTGGGGATCGGCCGCGACGGCATCCGGCCGGTCTTCTTTGAAAGCCAGGACCGGATCATGACCGCCCTCCTCAACCGGGAGGTGGCCGGGGCCGGGGTCAAGGAGGCCCTGTACCAGAAATTCGCCGGCGAGGGCTTGCGGGTGCTGGCGGTCTCGGAGCCCTTGCCCAACTTTGCCTTCGCCGCCCGCCCCGGTCTCGACCCCGGGGTTCGGGCCAGCTTCGCGGACAGCCTGCTGCGCCTCCAGCCCCAGGGCAATCCCCAGGACCGCCAGCGCCTGGACGTCTGGGACGACGAGGTCCGAAACGGCTTTCTGCCCGTGCCCCCCTCCTTTCACGATTCGGTGCGGGCGCTGGCCGCCGTCTCCAGCGAGATCCTGCGTGAAGATCGATAG
- a CDS encoding ATP-binding protein, whose product MKIDRAGLGFRLLLPLCGAIAAIALALLVVVRHSVGLVVEDSHRQLAASQGAETRRLLEASLAELTAARLLENRTVVEAKQRAVLEGVALSWQRAGAGGVIARTDGAVLLSTLSPSRTARLLQAADFGFFSLSDRHEDLFGQADLFHPWSWRVVTVVHGHSHDLLGHGIFLLVPLVALGALTMVLVAVGLMRRNLMRPLAGMTVAVRQGQPVPATGVSELDVVGRAFNDAMGQALARAVQLADELEQRQQAQEALRVEKSKIEAIIAAIGDGISIQDRDFKILYQNQVHQDFLGSHLGERCHQAYKGEDEVCAGCPVAQVFADGRIHTVERAMDLPAGQRLFEITVSPLRDASGAIIAGVEVVRDITERRRVEEQLRHAQKMEGIGQLAGGIAHDFNNVLNVVVGYADLLKHSLGADDERQRYLAEIGQAAQRGASITAQILAFSRRQAVTIQQVEINELVAALHKMLRRLVREDIAIELALGPEPLLVTADPTQIDQVLINLATNARDAMPGGGTLRIETSRQSLDAVFLRSHGYGSPGDYALITVSDTGTGMDAPTRERIFEPFFTTKEKGQGTGLGMALVYGIVKKHNGYVNVYSEPGLGTVVKVFLPLAPESETARLQAPNAEVAALPGGNETILVAEDDSSLRELTRSILEYVGYQVVEAQDGQEAVEQLQTHGDRIRLVILDGIMPRKNGKEALAEMRAERPDLKAMVLSGYAEEVFTRSELEAMQASYLAKPVSPSVLLSRIREILDQ is encoded by the coding sequence GTGAAGATCGATAGGGCCGGTCTCGGCTTCCGACTGCTGCTCCCCTTGTGCGGGGCCATTGCCGCCATCGCCCTGGCGCTCCTGGTCGTGGTCCGCCACAGTGTCGGCCTGGTGGTGGAGGATTCCCATCGCCAGTTGGCGGCCAGCCAGGGGGCGGAGACCAGACGCCTCCTGGAGGCCAGCCTGGCCGAGCTGACCGCCGCCCGGCTGCTGGAGAATCGTACCGTGGTGGAGGCCAAGCAGCGGGCCGTGCTGGAGGGGGTCGCCCTGAGCTGGCAGCGGGCGGGCGCCGGTGGCGTCATCGCCAGGACCGACGGCGCGGTGCTCCTGTCCACCCTGTCGCCTTCCCGTACGGCGCGGCTGCTCCAGGCCGCTGACTTCGGCTTCTTCTCCCTGTCGGACCGGCATGAGGATCTTTTCGGGCAGGCGGACCTCTTTCATCCCTGGAGCTGGCGGGTGGTCACCGTGGTGCACGGCCACAGTCACGACCTCCTGGGCCACGGGATCTTTCTGCTGGTGCCCCTGGTGGCCCTGGGCGCCCTGACCATGGTGCTGGTGGCGGTGGGCCTCATGCGCCGCAACCTCATGCGTCCCCTGGCGGGCATGACGGTGGCGGTCCGCCAGGGCCAGCCGGTGCCCGCCACCGGGGTCAGCGAGCTGGATGTGGTGGGCCGGGCGTTCAACGACGCCATGGGGCAGGCCCTGGCCCGGGCCGTGCAGCTGGCCGACGAGCTGGAGCAGCGCCAGCAGGCCCAGGAGGCACTCCGGGTGGAAAAGAGCAAGATCGAGGCGATCATCGCCGCCATCGGCGACGGGATCAGCATCCAGGACCGGGATTTCAAGATCCTCTACCAGAACCAGGTGCACCAGGACTTCCTGGGATCGCACCTCGGCGAGAGGTGCCACCAGGCCTACAAGGGCGAGGATGAGGTGTGCGCCGGCTGCCCGGTGGCCCAGGTCTTCGCGGACGGCAGGATCCACACCGTGGAGCGCGCCATGGACCTGCCCGCCGGCCAGCGCCTGTTCGAGATCACGGTCTCGCCCCTCCGGGACGCCAGTGGGGCCATCATCGCCGGGGTGGAGGTGGTGCGGGATATCACCGAGCGGCGCCGGGTGGAGGAGCAGCTGCGCCATGCCCAGAAGATGGAAGGTATCGGCCAACTGGCCGGGGGCATCGCCCACGACTTCAACAACGTGCTCAACGTGGTGGTGGGCTACGCCGACCTCCTGAAGCACAGCCTGGGCGCGGATGATGAGCGCCAGCGCTACCTGGCGGAGATCGGGCAGGCGGCACAGCGGGGCGCCAGCATCACCGCCCAGATCCTGGCCTTCAGCCGGCGGCAGGCCGTCACCATCCAGCAGGTGGAGATCAACGAGCTCGTGGCGGCGTTGCACAAGATGCTGCGCCGGCTGGTCCGGGAGGACATCGCCATCGAGCTGGCCCTGGGGCCGGAGCCCCTTCTGGTCACCGCCGATCCCACCCAGATCGATCAGGTCCTCATCAACCTGGCCACCAATGCCCGGGATGCCATGCCCGGCGGCGGCACCCTGCGCATCGAGACCAGCCGCCAGAGCCTGGATGCCGTCTTCCTCCGCAGCCACGGCTACGGCAGCCCCGGCGACTATGCCCTCATCACCGTCTCCGATACCGGCACCGGCATGGATGCCCCGACCCGGGAGCGGATCTTCGAGCCCTTTTTCACCACCAAGGAAAAGGGACAGGGAACCGGTCTGGGCATGGCCCTCGTCTATGGCATCGTCAAGAAGCACAACGGTTATGTCAACGTCTATAGCGAGCCAGGCCTGGGCACGGTGGTCAAGGTCTTTCTGCCGCTGGCACCGGAGTCGGAGACCGCTCGCCTGCAGGCGCCCAATGCCGAGGTCGCGGCCCTGCCCGGGGGGAACGAGACGATCCTGGTGGCCGAGGACGACTCCAGCCTCCGGGAGCTCACCCGCTCGATCCTGGAGTATGTGGGCTACCAGGTGGTGGAGGCCCAGGACGGCCAGGAGGCCGTGGAGCAGCTCCAGACCCATGGCGACCGCATCCGGCTGGTGATCCTGGACGGGATCATGCCCCGCAAGAACGGCAAGGAGGCCCTGGCCGAGATGCGCGCCGAACGTCCCGACCTCAAGGCCATGGTTCTGTCCGGCTACGCGGAGGAGGTTTTCACCCGCAGCGAGCTGGAGGCCATGCAGGCGAGCTATCTGGCCAAGCCGGTGTCGCCATCCGTGCTTCTGAGCCGGATCCGGGAGATTCTCGACCAGTGA